The sequence below is a genomic window from Acetivibrio clariflavus DSM 19732.
GCATCTACACCTTACACACCTTCTGTGCAATCCGTTGCCCAAATGCCAACTGGCATTCCTACCGGTCCTGCGTATAGCACTCCGATGCCCGTTCAGCAAACTCCTTCAACCGCAGTACCGCAAGTACCAATAACTAGCGATGGAGTAATTCCTGAGACAGTCCTAAATACTTCATATACTCAAGGTTATTTAAGAACCCAAATCGGCAGAAAGGTAAAAGTAGAGTTTTTAATCGGAACCAATATATTTGTTGACAGAGAAGGAACATTAATAGATGTCGGTGCCAGTTACATTATATTACGTGAAGCGGAAACCGATGATTTGATTTTATGTGATATGTATTCAATAAAGTTTGTGAAATTTTATTATTAAAATGTTTAAACAAAAGTGCAGCGGACTTTGCTGATTTTATTTCAGCAACTCCGCTGCTAAATTTTATTTTAGCTTATCATTTTCTTCAAATCTATTTTTTGGTTTTAGAAATTTCGGATAATGCTTCCGATGCTTCGGTATCGAATCTATAATCTGTTGCTATGTCTCCTAATGATAATATTCCTACCAACTGATTGTTTTCAACGACAGGAACTCTTCTTATTTGCTGCTGTGCCATAATTTTTGATACTTCTTCAACTTCCATATCAGGAGTTACCGTTGTAACCTGACTTGTCATAACATCCTGGACTTTTGTATCTTGCGGACTTTTACCATGAGCAACATTTCTTACAACTATATCTCTGTCGGTAACCATACCAACCACTTTATTCTGATCAAATACAGGAACCGATCCTACATTCAGCTTCTGCATAACCTGTGCTGCTTCTACAACTGTATTGGTTGGTTTTACATATTCAACATTCTTGGTCATTTTATCTCTTACTTTCATGAAATCGCCCCCTTTGTTTTGATTCAATAATATTATCTACATTTATTATTCTGATAAACGCTGAATATAATGTTAATAAGATAAGGATGATCCTTGTAAGTATAAATTTGTTATTTTAAATTTATATTACTTTTACTTGTATGTTTTAAAAAAATGATATAATTAAATTAAATAGTTTCCTATTTTATTAATTATTATTAAGATGCTTCTATAAAATAATATTCTTTATTTTATGTAAAACTTGTTATATACTGAACCTATTAGATGTTCATAATTTAAGCTTAATATTGGCTTTCATTTTTATTAACAATAAATTTTATGAATACTATATATTAATTTGATAATATTAGATGTTAGAGGGCGGAATTTTATGCAGCATAATCTAAAACTTTTACTTACATCAGTTTTCTTTGCACTGATTCTATTTTTGTTATTTTTCTTAAAACCTATATCAAATTATGTCTATTATTTTATTTATAACAAAGAAAATCTAGTATTAAACGTTTCAGCCGTAAATGGTCCTATACAAGCTATTTGCGCCGAATCCTCCAATAGATTTGTTTTAAAAGCCAGTGTAAAAAGTTCCGAAGGTAAGCCTATGAAAAATGCGCCTGTAAAAATTTTTATTGAAAACGGTATTGGTAAACTTTCTTCTGAAACAGGAACAACAAATGATTTTGGAGAGTTCCTTTTTTCATATACGCCACCAAATTTCTTTGAACTGGAATCTTCAAAATCAACTCCTACAGTTAAAATAACAGCCCAGATGAAAAACTCAGCCAAGTCTTCTTCCATTGAAATTAAGCTTATTCCAACTCCTGTTGTTATGATATATGGTTTTCAGGAATCTGCTGAAGTATATGCCAATTTAGCTGAATTTTTAACAGAAAATAGATTTGAATGCAGTATCATGGATTATGATACAAAAGCAGGAGTCATCCAAGGTGCCAGAGTCCTAGAAAATTACTTATTTCAAAAAAAGCAGGAATATATGAGCAAAGGAATTTTAGTTAATAAATTTACATTAATTACACACAGCATGGGAGGCTTAGTTGCAAGGTATTATACCACCAGCGAAAATTATCTGAAAAATGAAGATGTAAATAAAATTATATTTACTTCTGTACCTCATAAAGGCTCGTATATTGCAACTTTAGGGCAAACTTTTTATAATGATCAATCTGTTAAAGACCTTGCCCCGGACAGTGATCTATTTACAAATGTTTTTGAATCGGCAATAAATAAGGGACTTAATACTTCAATACAAGTTGCCAATATTGCAAGCCAGTATGACGAGGTTGTAACCGAAGAAAGTTCAAGTCTTGAGGAATGGAAGATAAGCACTGAGACGTTTATTATTGGAGAAAGTAGTTTTACTGTAGATAGCATATTAAGCGGTGATTTATTGAATGCTCCAAACCATAAAGGAATTTTGAATAACACCAAAGTCTTTCAAAGGATTTTGGAAATGTTGAACAGCAATTTGAGTTATCCTGCTGAAGTAGTGAATTAGGTTCTTTCCAATATTAGTTGAAAAATTAAACATAACCATATAACCATATTAATAGGCGATTTTGGATTGAGGATGTAAAAAAATTTGTGTATAGATGATTGAATGTTCTCCTTCTTGGCAAGGATTAATAATAATAAAAGCTAAGGAGGAGAACTTTATGTCAACGTTAACAAAAGAACAAATCAAACAATTAGTTCGGGAAAATAATTTCCAAAGTGTATCTGATATTAATGAATATCTTAAAGACATTTTTAAAGATATAATACAAGAACTTTTAGAAGCAGAACTTGAAGCAAAATTAGGATATGCTAAAGATGATGTAGAAAATAAAAAAACTGATAATAGTCGTAACGGTTATACGCCTAAAAAAATAAAAAGTGAGTTTGGAGAAATTGATATACAAGTACCAAGAGATCGTAAAGGCGAATTTCAACCTAAAATTATTCCTAAATATCAACGTAATGTTTCTGGAATTGAAGAAAAAGTTATAGCTTTATATGCAAGAGGAATGTCTACAAGGGATATCAGTCAACAAATTGAAGAACTTTATGGTTTTAGCCTATCAGCAGAGATGGTTAGTAAGATTACTGATAGAATTGCTCCAGAGATTAAGGAATGGCAACAAAGACCTCTTGAACCTATATACTCTTTTGTTTTTATGGATGCAATACACTATAAAGTTAAGGACGACGGAAGAATAATAAACAGGGCAGCTTATGTTGTTCTAGGTGTTACTATTGATGGATATAAGGATATTTTAGGGATCTGGATTGGTGACAATGAATCCTCAAAGTTTTGGCTTGGTGTACTGAATGACCTTAAAAATAGAGGAGTACAGGATGTTTTAATTTTTGTGTTGATGGACTTACCGGACTTAAGGAAGCCATAAATGCTGCATATCCAAAATCTGAAGTGCAGCGTTGCATAATACATCAGCTGAGAAATTCTTTTAAGTATGTGCCATACAAAGACCTAAAAGCATTTAGTAATGATTTCAAAGAAGTATATCATGCTATTAATGAAGAAATAGCATTAGAAAAACTTTATGAACTTAAAGAAAAGTGGGGAAAGGAATATCCTTTTGCAATACGTAGTTGGGAAAATAACTGGGATGTTATAAGTCCATTTTTCAAATTTCCAGAAGAAATACGAAAAATAATTTATACTACAAATATAATTGAAGGACTACATCGTCAGTTTCGT
It includes:
- a CDS encoding alpha/beta hydrolase: MQHNLKLLLTSVFFALILFLLFFLKPISNYVYYFIYNKENLVLNVSAVNGPIQAICAESSNRFVLKASVKSSEGKPMKNAPVKIFIENGIGKLSSETGTTNDFGEFLFSYTPPNFFELESSKSTPTVKITAQMKNSAKSSSIEIKLIPTPVVMIYGFQESAEVYANLAEFLTENRFECSIMDYDTKAGVIQGARVLENYLFQKKQEYMSKGILVNKFTLITHSMGGLVARYYTTSENYLKNEDVNKIIFTSVPHKGSYIATLGQTFYNDQSVKDLAPDSDLFTNVFESAINKGLNTSIQVANIASQYDEVVTEESSSLEEWKISTETFIIGESSFTVDSILSGDLLNAPNHKGILNNTKVFQRILEMLNSNLSYPAEVVN
- a CDS encoding CBS domain-containing protein — protein: MKVRDKMTKNVEYVKPTNTVVEAAQVMQKLNVGSVPVFDQNKVVGMVTDRDIVVRNVAHGKSPQDTKVQDVMTSQVTTVTPDMEVEEVSKIMAQQQIRRVPVVENNQLVGILSLGDIATDYRFDTEASEALSEISKTKK